From Granulicella sp. WH15, the proteins below share one genomic window:
- a CDS encoding gluconeogenesis factor YvcK family protein, producing the protein MSPATQPNPGPHLRVVAIGGGTGLSTLLRGLKRYVATPPGTLPPSDSQCKTTPCTIRDLAAIVTVTDDGGSSGRLREDFKMLPPGDVRNCMVALSEDELLLSRLFQFRFTHGDLEGHSFGNLFLAALSHITGDFAQAVQMSSQILATRGIIYPATNTDVTLAALMDDGSLVRGETNITASRQRIVQLMLEPAKVDPLPGVLEAISRADLITVGPGSLYTSLITNLLVQGIPEALAGSRATRVYVCNLMTQANESLGLTASQHIEKILTHAGATRTPIFDYALINTAPISPTLLEQYAREGQQPIEPDLDRIRELGVEPITGNFLHEGDVLRHDYDKVTDRLLQLALTHKK; encoded by the coding sequence ATGTCCCCGGCAACCCAACCCAATCCCGGCCCCCATCTCCGCGTAGTCGCCATCGGCGGCGGCACCGGCCTCTCGACGCTCCTGCGCGGCCTCAAGCGCTACGTCGCCACCCCTCCCGGCACCCTGCCGCCCTCCGACTCGCAGTGCAAGACCACTCCCTGCACCATCCGCGACCTGGCCGCCATCGTCACCGTCACCGACGACGGAGGCTCTTCCGGCCGTCTCCGCGAAGACTTCAAGATGCTCCCCCCCGGCGACGTCCGCAACTGCATGGTCGCGCTCTCCGAGGACGAGCTTCTGCTCTCGCGCCTCTTCCAATTCCGCTTCACCCACGGCGACCTCGAAGGCCACAGCTTCGGCAACCTCTTCCTCGCCGCGCTCTCGCACATCACCGGCGACTTCGCCCAGGCCGTGCAGATGTCCTCGCAGATTTTGGCCACGCGCGGCATCATCTACCCCGCCACCAACACCGATGTCACCCTGGCCGCGCTCATGGATGACGGCTCGCTCGTCCGCGGCGAAACCAACATCACCGCCAGCCGCCAGCGCATCGTGCAGCTCATGCTGGAGCCAGCCAAGGTCGATCCCCTGCCCGGCGTCCTCGAGGCCATCTCCCGCGCCGACCTCATCACGGTCGGCCCCGGCTCGCTGTACACCTCGCTCATCACCAACCTGCTGGTGCAGGGCATCCCAGAGGCACTGGCGGGCAGCCGTGCCACGCGCGTCTACGTCTGCAACCTGATGACCCAGGCCAACGAGTCGCTCGGCCTCACCGCCTCGCAGCACATCGAGAAGATCCTGACCCACGCGGGCGCGACCCGCACGCCGATCTTCGACTACGCGCTCATCAACACGGCCCCCATCTCGCCCACGCTGCTGGAGCAGTACGCCCGCGAGGGCCAGCAGCCGATCGAGCCGGACCTCGACCGCATCCGCGAGTTGGGAGTAGAGCCGATCACGGGCAACTTCCTCCACGAGGGCGACGTCCTCCGCCACGACTACGACAAGGTCACCGACCGCCTCTTACAACTAGCCTTAACCCACAAAAAGTAG
- a CDS encoding haloacid dehalogenase-like hydrolase, whose protein sequence is MNAIAPSQLTTPEFELSVSSLGAKIAVFDCDGTLWSGDAGSSFMNYTIATGLLSREATDWLDARYRGYRAGTVSELAICGEMVQVYQGLREEELRSAAREFFRQHIEANIFPELRRVVEALQAQGAEIWAVSSTNNWVIEEGVTRFGIPADRVLAAEIAIVNGVATNQLLDVPTDQGKVDSLARVGITAPDAVFGNSVHDAAMLAIARRAFPVNPTPALVERSAHEGWPVFYPESVRPA, encoded by the coding sequence ATGAACGCCATCGCACCCAGCCAACTTACCACCCCTGAGTTCGAACTCTCCGTCTCCTCCCTCGGCGCAAAGATCGCCGTCTTCGACTGCGACGGCACCCTCTGGTCCGGCGATGCCGGTTCCTCTTTCATGAACTACACCATCGCCACCGGCCTGCTCTCCCGCGAGGCCACCGACTGGCTCGACGCCCGCTATCGCGGCTACCGCGCGGGCACCGTATCCGAGCTGGCTATCTGCGGCGAGATGGTTCAGGTCTACCAGGGCCTCCGCGAAGAGGAGCTGCGCTCCGCCGCCCGCGAGTTCTTCCGCCAGCACATCGAGGCCAACATCTTCCCTGAGCTGCGCCGCGTCGTCGAAGCCCTGCAAGCCCAGGGAGCCGAGATCTGGGCAGTCTCCTCCACCAATAACTGGGTCATCGAGGAGGGCGTTACCCGCTTCGGCATCCCCGCCGACCGGGTGCTGGCCGCCGAGATCGCCATCGTCAACGGCGTCGCCACCAACCAGCTCCTAGACGTCCCCACCGATCAGGGCAAGGTCGACTCGCTGGCCCGCGTGGGCATCACCGCTCCCGACGCCGTCTTCGGCAACTCCGTCCACGACGCGGCCATGCTGGCCATCGCCCGCCGCGCCTTCCCGGTCAACCCTACCCCGGCACTGGTCGAGCGCAGCGCCCACGAGGGCTGGCCGGTCTTCTACCCTGAGTCGGTCCGCCCCGCGTAG
- the lolA gene encoding outer membrane lipoprotein chaperone LolA, whose product MGLNRSESGTLTLKKPGRMRWSYDQPSGKLFVLDGKFAWFYTPGDSQAQRIPAKQMDDLRTPLRFLLGHTQLAKELDNIAVTPAGDTILITGVPKGMQQRLKLLSLRVTPTGEIQSMKLEEIDGAVTEFTFTEMAENVPVKDADFLFTPPLGVSIVNGLPPI is encoded by the coding sequence ATGGGCCTCAACCGCTCCGAGTCCGGCACCCTGACCCTGAAGAAGCCGGGCCGTATGCGCTGGTCCTATGACCAACCCTCCGGAAAGCTCTTCGTCCTCGACGGCAAGTTCGCCTGGTTCTACACCCCCGGCGACTCTCAAGCCCAACGTATCCCGGCCAAACAGATGGACGACCTGCGCACCCCGCTGCGCTTCCTCCTCGGCCACACGCAACTGGCCAAGGAGCTGGACAACATCGCCGTCACGCCCGCCGGAGACACGATTCTTATCACCGGCGTCCCCAAAGGGATGCAGCAGCGCCTCAAGCTTCTGAGCCTGCGCGTCACGCCCACCGGCGAGATCCAGTCCATGAAGCTCGAGGAGATCGACGGCGCGGTCACCGAATTCACCTTCACCGAGATGGCGGAGAACGTCCCGGTCAAGGACGCCGATTTCCTCTTCACCCCGCCCCTTGGGGTCAGCATCGTCAATGGCCTGCCGCCGATTTAG
- a CDS encoding prepilin-type N-terminal cleavage/methylation domain-containing protein has translation MNIQTERKRHDEGFTLIELLIVMSIMLVLMTLAIPQLLKLRKTANETSALQSVRTIGQAELQYNSAYPANGFSCSLPQLGGTAGAAPTAQAAQLIDAGLAAGQKSGYTFAITNCTKVTINNQDMYTSYQITAVPQSIGKTGDAGFCADENNTIRKDPTGGTNCTQPIQ, from the coding sequence ATGAACATTCAGACCGAACGCAAACGTCACGACGAAGGCTTCACCCTGATCGAGCTTCTCATCGTCATGTCCATCATGCTCGTGCTCATGACGCTCGCCATCCCGCAGCTCCTGAAGCTGCGCAAGACGGCCAACGAGACCAGCGCCCTGCAGTCGGTCCGCACCATCGGCCAGGCCGAGCTTCAGTACAACTCCGCCTACCCGGCGAACGGCTTCTCGTGCTCCCTGCCCCAGCTCGGCGGCACCGCCGGAGCCGCCCCCACCGCCCAGGCCGCCCAGCTCATCGACGCCGGTCTGGCCGCGGGACAGAAGTCCGGCTACACCTTCGCCATCACCAACTGCACCAAGGTGACCATCAACAACCAGGATATGTACACCTCCTACCAGATCACGGCGGTTCCCCAGTCCATCGGCAAGACCGGCGACGCGGGCTTCTGCGCGGATGAGAACAACACCATCCGCAAGGACCCCACGGGCGGCACCAACTGCACCCAGCCGATCCAGTAA
- a CDS encoding tetratricopeptide repeat protein — MAPTKSGTPVKRTARTIAGTHAPVVDASRTQAIALYEAALRLMQEGKFDKAHAAFDKMLATSPGDLADRVRMYIAACVQQISKGQTTFSSHEERYDYAISLLNDGHYEDAREQFKNILEENSSADYAFYGLAVLASLTGDSHTCLEHLTEAIRQNPRNRIQARADSDFQDMADDPRFTELLYPEA; from the coding sequence ATGGCGCCCACAAAATCCGGCACCCCAGTCAAACGCACCGCCCGTACCATCGCCGGCACCCACGCACCAGTGGTCGATGCTTCACGCACCCAGGCCATCGCACTCTACGAAGCCGCCCTGCGCCTCATGCAGGAGGGTAAGTTCGACAAGGCGCACGCTGCCTTCGACAAGATGCTCGCCACCAGCCCCGGCGATCTCGCCGACCGCGTCCGCATGTACATCGCGGCCTGCGTCCAGCAGATCAGCAAGGGCCAGACCACCTTCAGCAGCCACGAGGAGCGGTACGACTACGCCATCTCGCTGCTGAACGACGGCCACTACGAGGATGCCCGCGAGCAGTTCAAGAACATCCTCGAGGAGAACTCCAGCGCCGACTATGCCTTCTACGGCCTGGCCGTGCTGGCCAGCCTCACCGGCGACTCGCATACCTGTCTCGAACACCTGACGGAGGCCATCCGCCAGAACCCCCGCAACCGCATCCAGGCCCGCGCCGACTCCGACTTCCAGGACATGGCCGACGACCCCCGCTTCACCGAACTCCTCTACCCCGAAGCTTAA
- a CDS encoding pitrilysin family protein: MSAILVEPQSPPSSSPTRNIRRTTLPNGLLVLTEQIPHARSISMGAWIASGSRDEAAAENGISHFVEHMVFKGTTSRSAQDIAREVDTIGGNLDAFTGKETVCFNIKVLDENLPPALDVLSDLVLHPRFTTEDLKREQSVILEEIKMDEDNPDYLVHETFTQNFWKNHALGRPILGTVDTVSSFTRQTVLDHHARRFTPRHMIFSAAGHLDHDSFLEQVEARFGSLAPASGIAEPAATAPVVTPHITLKKKKSLEQVQMCLGVAAPPVASPDRFVVYLLNTMLGGGMSSRLFQTIREEQGLAYSIYSEMNPFRDSGSLSVYGGMSLDKTERVLALTLQELARLKNEPVSESELHRAKNQMKSNIVLGLESTSSRMSNLARQQMYYGEFIAVDEIVRAIDQVTPARVQALANQLFRPEAIALTLLGNLGPMKITRADLAC, from the coding sequence ATGTCCGCAATCCTTGTCGAACCGCAATCACCCCCCAGCTCCAGCCCCACCCGTAACATACGTCGCACCACCCTGCCCAACGGCCTCCTCGTCCTCACCGAGCAGATCCCGCACGCCCGCTCCATCAGCATGGGAGCCTGGATCGCCTCCGGCTCGCGCGACGAGGCCGCCGCCGAAAACGGCATCTCCCACTTCGTCGAGCACATGGTCTTCAAGGGCACCACCAGCCGCAGCGCGCAGGACATCGCCCGCGAGGTCGACACCATCGGCGGCAACCTCGACGCCTTCACCGGCAAAGAGACCGTCTGCTTCAACATCAAGGTCCTCGACGAGAACCTGCCGCCCGCGCTCGACGTCCTCTCCGACCTCGTCCTGCACCCCCGCTTCACCACCGAGGATCTCAAGCGCGAGCAGAGCGTCATCCTCGAAGAGATCAAGATGGACGAGGACAACCCCGACTATCTAGTCCACGAAACGTTCACCCAGAACTTCTGGAAGAACCACGCTCTCGGCCGCCCCATCCTCGGCACGGTGGACACCGTCTCCAGCTTCACCCGGCAGACCGTCCTCGACCACCACGCCCGCCGCTTCACCCCGCGGCACATGATCTTCTCCGCCGCCGGGCACCTCGACCACGACAGCTTCCTCGAGCAGGTCGAGGCCCGCTTCGGCAGCCTCGCTCCGGCCTCCGGCATCGCGGAGCCAGCCGCCACCGCTCCTGTGGTTACCCCGCACATTACGCTCAAGAAGAAAAAGTCGCTGGAACAAGTGCAGATGTGTCTCGGCGTCGCCGCCCCGCCCGTCGCCTCGCCCGACCGCTTCGTCGTCTACCTGCTGAACACCATGCTCGGCGGCGGCATGAGCTCGCGCCTCTTCCAGACCATCCGCGAGGAGCAGGGACTGGCCTACTCGATCTACTCGGAGATGAACCCCTTCCGCGACTCCGGCTCGCTCTCGGTCTACGGCGGCATGAGCCTCGACAAGACCGAGCGCGTCCTCGCGCTTACCCTTCAGGAGCTGGCCCGTCTCAAGAACGAGCCCGTCAGCGAATCCGAGCTGCACCGCGCGAAGAATCAGATGAAGAGCAACATCGTCCTCGGCCTCGAGAGCACCTCCAGCCGCATGTCCAACCTGGCTCGCCAGCAGATGTACTACGGCGAGTTCATCGCGGTGGACGAGATCGTCCGCGCCATCGACCAGGTCACGCCCGCCCGCGTCCAGGCGCTGGCCAACCAGCTCTTCCGCCCCGAGGCGATCGCGCTGACGCTGCTCGGCAACCTCGGCCCGATGAAGATCACCCGTGCCGACCTGGCTTGCTAA
- the rlmN gene encoding 23S rRNA (adenine(2503)-C(2))-methyltransferase RlmN, which translates to MATEIKTKALFGKTPEELRVLIESFGQKPYRAKQLRDALYGERVASVEEITTLPVELRERLEAEGYTVGLPELAQTAKSVDGTERYLVRLADGETVETVWMPGGDGAELPEADGDGYKRATICVSSQVGCAVNCQFCLTAKLGMRRNLTAGEIAGQVAAVLNRHGVQVGKDRINLVFMGMGEPFLNYDSFMDAVRILVHQIGIPESRMTVSTSGIEPAIRRFAEEPVRPNLAISLNASNDTVREAVMPITRKWNIEALLEAVRSIPLGKRQYVTFEYVLLGGVNDQPEHAKEVLALLKGMPAKVNLIVWNPGPGVPYEQPSQESADRFHKMLVDGGIPAFTRRPRGRDIYAACGQLKRTVEEPGLVSIQ; encoded by the coding sequence GTGGCAACTGAAATCAAGACGAAGGCTTTGTTCGGCAAGACGCCGGAAGAACTGCGTGTGCTGATCGAGTCGTTCGGGCAGAAACCCTATCGGGCCAAGCAGTTGCGGGACGCGCTCTATGGTGAGCGGGTGGCGTCTGTCGAGGAGATTACGACGCTGCCGGTGGAACTGCGGGAGCGGCTGGAGGCGGAGGGATACACCGTTGGGCTGCCGGAGCTGGCGCAGACGGCGAAGTCTGTGGACGGTACGGAACGGTATTTAGTGCGGCTAGCCGACGGTGAAACTGTGGAGACGGTGTGGATGCCGGGTGGTGACGGCGCGGAGCTTCCCGAGGCCGACGGCGACGGGTACAAGCGCGCCACGATCTGCGTCTCGAGCCAGGTGGGGTGCGCGGTGAACTGCCAGTTCTGCCTGACGGCGAAGCTGGGGATGCGGCGCAACCTGACGGCGGGGGAGATCGCCGGTCAGGTGGCGGCGGTGCTCAACCGGCATGGCGTGCAGGTGGGTAAGGACCGCATCAACCTCGTGTTTATGGGGATGGGCGAGCCGTTTTTGAACTACGACTCGTTTATGGACGCGGTGCGGATTCTGGTGCATCAGATCGGGATTCCTGAGTCGCGGATGACCGTATCGACCAGCGGCATCGAACCGGCGATACGGCGGTTCGCGGAGGAGCCGGTGCGGCCGAATCTGGCGATCAGCCTGAACGCCTCGAACGATACCGTGCGCGAGGCGGTGATGCCGATTACGCGTAAGTGGAATATCGAGGCGTTGCTGGAGGCGGTGCGGTCGATTCCTTTGGGGAAGCGGCAGTATGTGACCTTCGAGTATGTGTTGCTGGGTGGGGTGAACGACCAGCCGGAGCACGCGAAGGAGGTGCTCGCGCTGCTGAAGGGGATGCCCGCGAAGGTGAACCTGATTGTCTGGAATCCGGGGCCGGGGGTGCCGTACGAGCAGCCTAGTCAGGAGTCCGCGGACCGGTTTCATAAGATGCTGGTCGATGGCGGGATTCCGGCGTTTACGCGGCGTCCGCGTGGGCGGGATATCTATGCGGCGTGCGGGCAGTTGAAGCGGACGGTGGAAGAGCCGGGGCTGGTTTCGATTCAGTAG
- a CDS encoding GNAT family protein, translated as MQIPTLEGPRIRLEPLTRAHLPALEAVAFDDRIWRYMRHWVKTSADLEQWLEAALKLPSSLPWATILKSENRLIGSTRFLDLDLFNKTVEIGHTWIHPDYHRTGINREAKLLQLTYAFDELALNRVAFKTHHENLQSQTAIRALGAQYEGTFRNHNVMPDGSLRHSVWFSITKEDWPIVKSRLTP; from the coding sequence ATGCAGATCCCCACCCTCGAAGGCCCCAGAATCCGCCTCGAACCCCTCACCCGCGCCCACCTCCCCGCGCTCGAGGCAGTAGCGTTCGACGACCGAATCTGGCGCTACATGCGCCACTGGGTCAAGACCTCCGCCGATCTGGAGCAGTGGCTCGAAGCCGCGCTCAAGCTGCCCTCGAGCCTCCCCTGGGCCACCATCCTCAAGTCGGAGAACCGCCTCATCGGCAGCACCCGCTTTCTCGATCTCGACCTCTTCAACAAGACGGTAGAGATCGGCCACACCTGGATTCACCCCGACTACCACCGTACCGGCATCAACCGCGAGGCCAAGCTCCTGCAGCTCACCTACGCCTTCGACGAGCTGGCACTCAACCGCGTCGCCTTCAAGACCCATCACGAGAACCTACAATCCCAGACCGCCATCCGCGCCCTGGGTGCTCAGTACGAAGGCACCTTCCGCAACCACAACGTCATGCCCGACGGCAGCCTGCGCCACAGCGTCTGGTTCTCGATCACGAAGGAAGACTGGCCCATAGTCAAGAGCCGCCTCACCCCCTGA